Proteins encoded together in one Microbacterium oxydans window:
- a CDS encoding hemolysin family protein has translation MNDWGGLAWLVVLLVANAFFVGGEFAVISARRSQIEPRADQGSRAAKTALYAMEHATLMLATSQLGITICSLLILNVSEPAIHHLLAVPLHALGWPDGAVDAVSFAIALLIVSFLHVVFGEMVPKNLAFSVPDRAVLILAPPLVWVSKVFMPVIWVLNAAANGVLRLFRVEPKNEAASTFTLDEVATIVSQSRREGLLMDTAGTVAAAVEFTDKKARDVAVPLGDLVTLPQSTTPDDIEKAVARYGFSRYVIVDDEGVPIGYVHLKDILRASEGPDAETKMIEPIPAKRIHHMVPVQEDTDLEDALAVMRRAGRHLAKVRDGQGNTTAVLFLEDILEELVGEVQDATRRFRGR, from the coding sequence ATGAACGATTGGGGTGGACTCGCCTGGCTCGTCGTGCTCCTGGTCGCGAACGCCTTCTTCGTCGGCGGCGAGTTCGCCGTCATCTCCGCGCGCCGGTCGCAGATCGAGCCGCGAGCCGATCAGGGCTCGCGCGCCGCCAAGACCGCCCTGTACGCGATGGAGCACGCGACGCTGATGCTCGCGACGTCGCAACTCGGCATCACGATCTGCTCGCTGCTGATCCTGAACGTCTCCGAGCCCGCCATCCACCACCTGCTGGCCGTGCCGCTGCACGCGCTGGGATGGCCGGACGGCGCCGTCGACGCGGTGTCGTTCGCGATCGCCCTGCTGATCGTGTCGTTCCTGCACGTGGTGTTCGGCGAGATGGTGCCGAAGAACCTCGCGTTCTCGGTGCCGGATCGCGCGGTGCTGATCCTGGCCCCGCCGCTGGTGTGGGTGTCGAAGGTGTTCATGCCGGTGATCTGGGTGCTCAACGCGGCGGCCAACGGCGTGCTGCGCCTGTTCCGTGTGGAGCCGAAGAACGAGGCGGCGTCGACGTTCACGCTCGACGAGGTGGCGACCATCGTCAGCCAGTCGCGCCGCGAGGGTCTGCTGATGGACACCGCCGGAACCGTCGCCGCGGCCGTGGAGTTCACCGACAAGAAGGCGCGGGACGTGGCGGTGCCCCTGGGAGACCTGGTGACGCTGCCGCAGTCCACCACTCCGGACGACATCGAGAAGGCCGTCGCGCGCTACGGGTTCTCGCGCTACGTGATCGTCGACGACGAGGGCGTGCCGATCGGCTACGTGCACCTGAAGGACATCCTCCGCGCGTCCGAGGGTCCGGATGCCGAGACCAAGATGATCGAGCCGATCCCGGCCAAGCGCATCCACCACATGGTCCCCGTCCAGGAGGACACGGACCTCGAGGACGCCCTCGCGGTGATGCGGCGCGCCGGTCGCCACCTGGCCAAGGTGCGCGACGGCCAGGGCAACACCACCGCGGTGCTGTTCCTCGAGGACATCCTCGAGGAGCTGGTCGGCGAGGTGCAGGACGCGACGCGTCGCTTCCGCGGACGCTGA
- a CDS encoding NADH:flavin oxidoreductase/NADH oxidase, whose protein sequence is MSLLFSPLSIRSVTFRNRLWVSPMCMYSAVDGVVQEWHHTHLAQFASGGAGLIVAEATAVVPEGRISPRDVGLWNDEQRDAWVPIVRAIHDRSAHAGIQLAHAGRKASTWWPWAAERGSVPTSEGGWTTTAPSAVAFDGFDEPVALDAAGIDRVVEGFAASARRALDAGFDVLEIHGAHGYLLHQFLSPLSNLRDDEYGGSLENRARLLLRVVDAVRDAAGAGVPLFVRISATDHAEGGFTPEEASVVAEWAVQHGADLIDVSSGGLVAHQRISVFPGYQVPLAETVRRGGRIPVSAVGLITASAQAEQVLVEGAADAVFAGREWLRDPHFALRAAHELGAEVAWPPQYERARPR, encoded by the coding sequence GTGAGTCTTCTCTTCTCCCCGCTGAGCATCCGTTCCGTCACGTTCCGCAACCGCCTCTGGGTCTCGCCGATGTGCATGTACAGCGCCGTCGACGGTGTCGTGCAGGAATGGCATCACACCCACCTGGCTCAGTTCGCCTCCGGCGGCGCGGGTCTCATCGTGGCGGAGGCGACGGCGGTCGTCCCCGAGGGCCGGATCTCGCCCCGTGACGTCGGCCTCTGGAACGACGAGCAGCGCGACGCCTGGGTGCCGATCGTCCGGGCGATCCACGACCGCAGTGCGCACGCCGGCATCCAGCTCGCCCATGCCGGGCGCAAGGCGTCGACCTGGTGGCCGTGGGCGGCGGAGCGCGGCTCGGTTCCGACGTCCGAGGGCGGATGGACCACCACCGCCCCCTCGGCGGTCGCGTTCGACGGCTTCGATGAGCCGGTCGCCCTCGACGCCGCCGGCATCGACCGCGTGGTCGAGGGATTCGCCGCGTCGGCGCGACGGGCGCTCGACGCCGGATTCGACGTGCTGGAGATCCACGGCGCGCACGGCTATCTGCTGCATCAGTTCCTCTCGCCGTTGTCGAACCTGCGCGACGACGAGTACGGCGGGTCCCTGGAGAACCGCGCCCGACTGCTCCTCCGCGTCGTGGACGCCGTCCGCGATGCCGCCGGCGCCGGCGTGCCGCTGTTCGTGCGCATCTCGGCGACCGACCACGCGGAGGGCGGTTTCACGCCGGAGGAGGCGTCCGTCGTCGCCGAGTGGGCGGTGCAGCACGGCGCGGACCTGATCGACGTCTCCAGCGGCGGCCTGGTCGCGCATCAGCGGATCAGTGTGTTCCCGGGCTACCAGGTGCCGCTCGCGGAGACCGTGCGTCGGGGCGGCCGCATCCCGGTGTCGGCGGTCGGGCTCATCACCGCCTCCGCGCAGGCCGAGCAGGTCCTCGTGGAGGGAGCGGCGGATGCGGTCTTCGCCGGACGGGAATGGCTGCGCGACCCGCACTTCGCCCTCCGCGCCGCGCACGAGCTGGGCGCCGAGGTGGCGTGGCCGCCGCAGTACGAGCGGGCACGTCCGCGCTGA
- a CDS encoding NAD(P)H-hydrate dehydratase, with the protein MFEVREWTRSDTARLFRAPTAEDDKYARGVVALRTGSPAYPGAAVLGVEAAWRSGAGFVRYVGAERVADAVLARRPETVVGADAGRSRVDAWVIGSGTDPADRSDAEGVALREILAGSAPVVIDAGALDLAPGARAPFLVTPHAREFARLQERLRVSSTDDARADDARADAARQVAAKIGGTVLLKGARTLIAAPDGAVLAVEAGTGWLATAGTGDVLAGVLGAVLAANPDASLSEAAAAGAWLHGHAARIAAGVLDGGPGHPIVALDVAEALPSAIESVLA; encoded by the coding sequence ATGTTCGAGGTGCGCGAGTGGACCCGCAGCGACACGGCGCGGTTGTTCCGTGCGCCGACCGCGGAGGACGACAAGTACGCCCGCGGCGTCGTCGCCCTGCGCACCGGATCGCCGGCGTATCCGGGCGCGGCCGTGCTCGGGGTCGAGGCCGCGTGGCGGTCGGGGGCGGGATTCGTCCGGTACGTCGGAGCGGAGCGGGTCGCCGACGCCGTGCTCGCCCGTCGCCCGGAGACAGTCGTCGGGGCGGATGCCGGGCGCTCGCGCGTGGACGCCTGGGTGATCGGCTCCGGCACGGATCCGGCGGACCGCTCGGATGCGGAGGGCGTCGCGCTTCGCGAGATCCTCGCCGGCAGCGCGCCGGTGGTCATCGACGCGGGGGCGCTGGACCTCGCGCCCGGGGCACGCGCGCCGTTCCTGGTGACGCCCCACGCCCGGGAATTCGCACGCCTGCAGGAGCGGCTCCGGGTGTCGTCGACCGACGACGCCCGAGCCGACGACGCCCGAGCCGATGCCGCACGACAGGTCGCCGCGAAGATCGGTGGAACCGTGCTGCTCAAGGGCGCGCGCACGCTCATCGCCGCCCCCGACGGAGCCGTTCTGGCCGTCGAGGCCGGAACCGGGTGGCTGGCGACCGCAGGCACGGGAGACGTGCTCGCGGGCGTGCTCGGCGCGGTGCTCGCCGCCAATCCGGATGCTTCTCTCAGCGAGGCCGCCGCCGCCGGCGCGTGGCTGCACGGACATGCCGCCCGGATCGCCGCGGGCGTGCTCGACGGCGGACCGGGCCATCCGATCGTCGCGCTGGACGTGGCGGAAGCCCTCCCGTCCGCGATCGAGAGCGTCCTGGCGTGA
- a CDS encoding thiamine-binding protein yields the protein MLIAFSVAPSGTPADGAERTDASVHDAVAAAVRVVRESGLPHRTTSMFTEIEGPDWDTVMDVVKRATEAVMPFGSRVSLVLKADIRPGYSGELDAKIERLEAAIDESGD from the coding sequence ATGCTGATCGCCTTCTCCGTCGCCCCGAGCGGCACCCCCGCCGACGGTGCCGAGCGCACCGACGCCTCCGTGCACGACGCGGTGGCCGCCGCCGTGCGCGTGGTGCGCGAGTCGGGCCTGCCGCACCGCACCACGAGCATGTTCACCGAGATCGAGGGACCGGACTGGGACACGGTCATGGACGTCGTGAAGCGCGCCACCGAGGCCGTCATGCCGTTCGGCTCCCGGGTCTCGCTCGTGCTCAAGGCCGACATCCGCCCCGGCTACTCGGGCGAGCTCGACGCGAAGATCGAGCGCCTGGAGGCGGCGATCGACGAGTCCGGTGACTGA
- a CDS encoding GNAT family N-acetyltransferase — protein MTDLRAPAHVALRPAVADDVEWIAELRAIVLRPDLERLGRYDDIRVRQRFRDAFDPADTRIILVDGEDSGSVALRREGEAHWLEHFYIATAQQGRGVGGRVLAMLLDESRRYRLNVLQGSPARRLYERHGFQVERQDEIDVFMGRDRAGAVIDHSDDR, from the coding sequence GTGACTGACCTCCGCGCTCCTGCGCACGTCGCGCTCCGTCCGGCGGTCGCCGACGACGTCGAGTGGATCGCGGAGCTCCGCGCGATCGTCCTCCGTCCCGATCTGGAGCGGCTCGGACGCTACGACGACATCCGCGTGCGGCAGAGGTTCCGGGACGCGTTCGACCCGGCGGACACCCGGATCATCCTCGTCGACGGCGAGGACAGCGGCTCCGTGGCCCTCCGTCGCGAGGGCGAGGCGCATTGGCTCGAGCACTTCTACATCGCGACTGCGCAGCAGGGCCGTGGTGTGGGCGGTCGCGTCCTGGCGATGCTGCTCGACGAGTCCCGGCGCTACCGGCTCAACGTGCTCCAGGGCAGCCCCGCGCGCCGGCTCTACGAGCGCCACGGGTTCCAGGTCGAGCGGCAGGACGAGATCGACGTCTTCATGGGGCGCGACCGCGCCGGAGCGGTCATCGACCACTCCGACGACCGCTAA